From the genome of Miscanthus floridulus cultivar M001 chromosome 10, ASM1932011v1, whole genome shotgun sequence, one region includes:
- the LOC136486399 gene encoding two-component response regulator-like APRR9 translates to MSPAAAAAVVAASAGGGGGGGSGGGEAGGGAGAGASSSPASAAGANGRALVRWDQILPRRTLRVLLVEHDDSTRQVVTALLRKCCYRVAAVADGMKAWGVMRERAYAFDLVLTEVAMPSLSGIQLLSRIAAADECKNIPVIMMSSQDSIGTVLKCMQKGAVDFLVKPVRRNELRNLWQHVWRRHAMNCQTNGSENNAASNHISANVANGSKTGENSDEESDAQNFGSKTQAEIQSVEKLPEIRRDEVAGSSKKIEPQSKSYDDGVNTKVDASKDSDGAPSGSEKNVRPKCLNGITSAKVAEQIMDNALAKIQVHVVQANYALRITDTSSRRPSNLGKDLGMTEPAADRKCQSSVMENNAVTKGAAIGHADSSPSQFLETNLGKQHHLNGYKKQEFREKDIFNHSNSSAFSRYGNKRIEPSGEVQFFPSLCTTGQEHVHGKDPVFQPNGVLLPPNEHNTGESTRQARITLDSSTEGAAIMCSSSAREDAGASRSSHRKDSMSHPSYGFIPVPIPVGPAMPYHYGAILHPVYYPQGPLMHCDSAGINTAAIQHASGQSNYHEAPGKPSQVGEHKQSEENHQLHHSRQILRESGEPIDMARAHMDHANQSASCSPDICKGSGCTGSGEADINAHTMVALESGNESGIQNSDWTRREAALMKFRMKRKDRCFEKKVRYHSRKKLAEQRPRVKGQFVSQKLKSATTAEAETDS, encoded by the exons AtgtctcccgccgccgccgccgccgtcgtcgcagcctccgccggaggaggaggaggaggaggaagcggcggcggagaggcgggcggtggcgccggcgccggcgcgtcgTCGTCCCCCGCGTCCGCGGCGGGGGCGAACGGGCGGGCGCTGGTGCGGTGGGACCAGATCCTCCCGCGCCGCACCCTGCGGGTCCTCCTCGTCGAGCACGACGACTCCACGCGCCAGGTCGTCACCGCGCTCCTCCGCAAGTGCTGCTACCGCG TGGCCGCTGTCGCGGACGGGATGAAGGCGTGGGGGGTCATGCGGGAGCGCGCCTACGCCTTCGACCTCGTCCTCACCGAGGTCGCCATGCCCTCGCTCTCCGGCATCCAGCTGCTCTCCAggatcgccgccgccgacgagtGCAAGAACATCCCCGTCATCA TGATGTCGTCCCAAGATTCTATTGGCACAGTGCTCAAGTGCATGCAGAAGGGTGCAGTGGACTTCCTTGTGAAACCAGTGAGAAGGAACGAGCTGCGTAACTTATGGCAACATGTGTGGAGGCGGCATGCA ATGAATTGCCAGACAAATGGATCAGAAAATAATGCAGCCAGCAATCATATAAGTGCCAATGTTGCTAATGGGTCAAAGACAGGAGAAAACAGCGATGAGGAAAGTGATGCCCAA AACTTTGGTAGCAAGACGCAGGCTGAAATTCAGAGTGTTGAGAAGTTACCAGAGATTCGTAGAGATGAAGTGGCTGGTTCATCCAAAAAAATTGAACCACAAAGTAAGTCTTATGATGATGGGGTAAACACAAAAGTGGATGCGTCAAAAGATAGCGATG GTGCTCCAAGTGGAAGTGAGAAGAATGTGCGTCCCAAATGCCTTAATGGTATTACTTCTGCAAAAGTGGCTGAGCAAATTATGGATAATGCCTTGGCAAAGATACAAGTTCACGTCGTCCAAGCAAATTATGCCTTGAGGATCACGGATACAAGTTCACGTCGTCCAAGCAATCTTGGCAAAGATTTGGGTATGACTGAGCCAGCAGCTGACAGAAAATGCCAATCTTCAGTCATGGAAAATAATGCTGTCACGAAGGGTGCTGCAATAGGTCATGCTGATTCTTCCCCCTCCCAATTTCTGGAGACCAACTTGGGAAAGCAACACCATCTTAATGGTTACAAAAAACAAGAATTCAGGGAAAAAGATATCTTTAATCACTCGAATTCCTCTGCCTTTTCAAG ATATGGCAATAAAAGGATAGAACCATCAGGCGAGGTACAGTTTTTTCCTTCTCTCTGCACCACTGGGCAAGAGCATGTTCATGGCAAGGACCCAGTTTTCCAACCCAATGGGGTGTTGCTGCCTCCCAATGAACATAATACAGGTGAGAGTACAAGGCAAGCTCGAATTACTTTGGACAGTAGCACGGAGGGTGCTGCCATCATGTGTTCCAGCAGTGCTAGGGAAGATGCTGGTGCAAGTAGGTCTTCCCATAGAAAGGACAGTATGAGCCATCCCTCATATGGGTTTATACCTGTTCCAATTCCTGTCGGTCCTGCGATGCCCTACCATTATGGTGCAATTCTGCATCCAGTATACTACCCACAGGGTCCTCTTATGCACTGTGATTCAGCTGGAATCAACACGGCAGCAATCCAGCACGCCTCTGGTCAATCTAATTACCATGAAGCTCCTGGTAAACCATCTCAGGTTGGTGAGCACAAACAGTCAGAGGAAAACCACCAGTTGCATCATTCAAGACAAATTCTTCGTGAATCAGGAGAACCAATTGACATGGCGAGAGCTCACATGGATCATGCTAACCAGAGTGCAAGCTGCAGCCCAGATATCTGTAAAGGAAGTGGATGCACGGGTAGTGGTGAAGCCGATATCAATGCACATACAATGGTTGCCCTAGAGAGTGGCAACGAAAGTGGCATCCAAAACAGTGATTGGACTCGCCGTGAAGCCGCGTTGATGAAGTTTCGCATGAAAAGGAAAGATAGATGCTTCGAGAAAAAG GTTAGATATCATAGCAGGAAGAAGCTTGCAGAGCAAAGGCCAAGAGTTAAGGGACAATTTGTAAGCCAAAAGCTGAAATCAGCTACAACAGCCGAAGCAGAAACTGACTCGTGA
- the LOC136486400 gene encoding classical arabinogalactan protein 9-like, whose product MEARRAAAVSSLVAVVSLLLVCLCALLPAVVVAGDEGEPAVGSPDTNQLCVSKCGTCPTICTASPPTILPMTAPPPPALALLPLSAPPPPPYLELVLPPPPLGDVNDLLPPVTPLTSPPAPESPCSTPPSSSSSEPPPSPPPPPPPKSSSGDGGSGSSSSSSSSSPSSPSHFSSPPSPPSSSNPYYYLYLSGGAKARGGASSACAALVLATFLPVVALFK is encoded by the coding sequence ATGGAGGCAAGAAGGGCGGCCGCCGTGTCGTCGTTGGTGGCGGTGGTGTCGCTGCTGCTGGTGTGCTTGTGCGCCTTACTCccggccgtcgtcgtcgccggtgACGAGGGCGAGCCGGCGGTGGGGAGCCCGGACACGAACCAGCTGTGCGTGAGCAAGTGCGGGACGTGCCCGACGATCTGCACGGCGTCGCCGCCGACAATCCTGCCGATGACCGCGCCCCCGCCGCCGGCCCTGGCGCTGCTGCCGCTGTccgcgcccccgccgccgccgtacCTCGAGCtggtgctgccgccgccgccgctgggggACGTCAACGACCTGCTGCCCCCGGTCACGCCACTAACGAGCCCGCCGGCGCCGGAGTCCCCGTGCTCGACCCCGCCttcgtcctcgtcgtcggagcctccgccgtcaccacccccgccgccgccaccgaagagcagcagcggcgacggtggcagcggctcctcctcctcgtcgtcctcgtcttCCCCGTCTTCGCCCTCGCACTTCTCGTCGCCGccgtccccgccgtcgtcgtccAACCCGTACTACTACCTGTACCTCTCCGGCGGCGCCAAGGCCCGCGGCGGCGCGTCCAGCGCTTGCGCGGCGCTCGTCCTCGCCACGTTCCTGCCCGTCGTCGCCCTTTTCAAGTGA
- the LOC136488276 gene encoding uncharacterized protein has protein sequence MAAYFQEVRKLEDKFQGIEQHHVPQKDNDATNFLVKLATMRIPSLDEMHPDVDPALKGSDPSVSVMTMPADVAMVTLDQANWRAPLLAYLLEEVIPPKRIEA, from the exons atggcagcatacttccaggaggtgcgcaagcttgaggacaaatttcaaGGGATCGAGCaacatcatgtcccccaaaaggacaatgacGCCACCAATTTTCTTGTGAAATTGGCTACCATGCGAATTCCGTCTCTAGATGAG ATGCACCCTGATGTCGACCCGGCGCTCAAGGGCTCTGACCCTAGTGTCTCCGTGATGACGATGCCCGCCGACGTCGCCATGGTGACACTCGATCAAGCCAACTGGCGAGCACCgctgctcgcctacctcctcgaggaggttatCCCACCTAAGAGGATCGAGGCGTGA